The Thermococcus sp. 21S7 genome has a window encoding:
- a CDS encoding antitoxin VapB family protein, whose translation MADGESSSRWEKKGNIDVLMIAFGSMTEEEVERFRKTLKEIEEWMNEWVPCSD comes from the coding sequence ATGGCGGACGGAGAGAGTTCTTCAAGGTGGGAGAAGAAAGGTAACATTGATGTTCTGATGATTGCGTTTGGAAGTATGACTGAGGAAGAAGTTGAGAGGTTCAGAAAAACGCTGAAAGAAATTGAGGAATGGATGAATGAGTGGGTTCCGTGCTCCGATTGA